The following DNA comes from Cherax quadricarinatus isolate ZL_2023a chromosome 83, ASM3850222v1, whole genome shotgun sequence.
GGCTTCGTCAGTcaatgaatggtatataatactgtcatgatgaagaattagacacatacgcaacatctGGATAACTttatctgtagacgtttcgccatccattagCTTTATCAGTAGACTACGAGagcataatgtgaagaatgtagaccTATGTACTAAacatggggtaatcagtccctcagcttagggactgattacctcagtcctTCAGCTGAGGACATGTGCAGCTTTCTTGGAGGTTCCTTTTCCTTCTCCCTATAACCTACTCTCGTGAAgaactcttaatccaaggaactggatggctcttccccttccttggatcgaacataAGTGCCTCGCTTTCCCAAGGCGCTGTAAGACCACCATGGATTTAACACTACTTAGTGATAAACATTAATAAAccgtataataatatatatttatagatgattGGGCTTGAATAGTTATATTTTTAACAGGTGGGAGACACTATATTATCTTCAATTTATGTTTGCAATAATTATCCTATGAAAATGCCTTGCCCACTTGAGTGTCAACATGTGTGTCAACATGTGTGTCAACATGTGTCAACAtttgtgtcccgtagctcgatcactagcgcactcacctcacacacactgaggtccggagttcgagtccctggtacggctggaaaacattagggacctGTTTtcataagacatctgctgtccctgttcaccatcagtataaaaatgggtacctgggtgttagtggactggtgtgggtcgcatcctgggtgttaatagactggtgtgggtcgcatcctgggtgttagtggactggtgtgggtcgcatcctgggtgttagtggactggtgtgggtcgcatcccgtgtgttagtggactggtgtgggtcgcatcctgggtgttagtggactggtgtgggtcgcatcccgtgtgttagtggactggtgcgggtcgcatcctctgtgttagtggactggtgtgggtcgcatcccgtgtgttagtggactggtgtgggtcgcatcccgtgtgttagtggactggtgtgggtcgcatcctgtgtgttagtggactggtgtgggtcgcatcctgggtgttagtggactggtgtgggtcgcatcctgggtgttaatagactggtgtgggtcgcatcctgggtgttagtggactagtgtgggtcgcatcctgggtgttagtggactagtgtgggtcgcatcctgggtgttagtggactagtgtgggtcgcatcctctgtgttagtggactggtgtgggtcgcatcccgtgtgttagtggactggtgtgggtcgcatcctctgtgttagtggactggtgtgggtcgcatcctctgtgttagtggactagtgtgggtcgcatcctgtgtgttagtggactggtgcgggtcgcatcccgtgtgttagtggactggtgcgggtcgcatcctgggacaaaactgacctaatttgccagaaatgctcagcataacaagggactttctatatagtagtatgtcattgatgtcatctatggtctgtataccttgtagtaaataaagatgtatgtatataataagtATTCTATACTAGAAGACATCTTTATTACATAAATCATAATAAGATGAGGAAGAATGTGATATCTGATAGCCTTCGTACATGTGAACGCCATGCATGAAATTTTGGCTTGATAAGATAAGATTGCCTTAGCTGCCATATTATACCATTATCGTCATCTGTTATTCTATATTATCTAGTCAATCACCAGTCATATTCAGAGCATCAGGGCACCAGTCAATACAGGTCAGCCAGTCACCAACACAACTGCTGTATAATACAAGTACTACATATATTACAAACCAGTAAGTCAGTTTCTTAACCAATTTGTACAGTCACATTTTCAACCCGTTATTATACAATACGTTTATTAAAATCCTTATGAATACTGATAAATTTGTTACAATTAGTAAACTCTTTATTAAGCCTTAATGACCCCTTGTGTAGCCAATAGATTTAAATCCCTATTAACTATTAATAGACCAGTGATTAATAGACTGTAGAGTGAGGGTTATCGATAGAAAATTTCTCCCACGAATGAGCTTCATCGAGAAATAAAAAATaatcacgaaaatcactccctatggaagcaaaagactcggcagacgatgcgaTATGTGCCACTAGCACGGTAAGAGCCAACacaagtgtcaggagcccaagactgttcaactgcctcccagcatacataagggggattaccaatagacccctggctgtcttcaagaaggtgctggacaggcacctaaagtcagtacttgaccaaccgggctgtggttcgtacgtaggctagcgtgcggccagcagtaacagcctggttgatcaggccctgatccaccacgaggcctggtcacagaccaggacgctgggacgttgacccccggaaccctctccaggtattataTGTAAATTACCATGAATTGCAATAGTAGCTTAGTTTAGCCCCTAGTTATGCAACACATTTCGAGCAGATATTTAATAAAGGTCTCTCGAGGGTGAAACGTTGCACCAGTAAAGACGAAATAAAACTTTTCAGTATTGTCTAATaaccgtaattattattattattattattattattattattattattattattattattattattattattattattgctatacaTGAATACTCAATTCATTTACTCAAAATTATTTACCCTATATGATTATACGAACAAATATAATGAGCAAATATTTATATTAACAAACATAGTGAGTAAATATAGACACACGACTGACATATTAGTCACGAGGAAgccctaaacccgtaggagtcagcaccctcccccctcctcctcaggTAAGTCCCAGCTGGTCTGGCTGTGTTGTTTACCTCTGATTAATTCTCGCTTAGTTTAATGGAGTAATTTTTTTCCTAATACATTCAGAGTTATATTCTCATAAATCAAGGCTGGTTGGTTTGATAGGTTTAGAGTTCTACACATAAATATATTGTCCCAGTAACAGCTCTAGAGAGAGCCAAACCTTGCCCCGGTACAGCTCTACGCAGCGAAAAGTTGCCCCGGTACAGCTCTACCTAGCGAAGAGTTGTCCCGGTACAGCTCTACCTAGCGAAAAGTTGCCCCGGTACAGCTCTACCTAGCGAAGAGTTGTCCCGGTACAGCTCTATCTAGCGAAAAGTTGTCCCGGTACAGCTCTACGCAGCGAAAAGTTGCCCCGGTACAGCTCTATCTAGCGAAGAGTTGTCCCGGTACAGCTCTAGCGAAAAGTTGTCCCGGTACAGCTCTACCTAGCGAAGAGTTGTCCCGGTACAGCTCTACCTAGCGAAAAGTTGCCCCGGTACAGCTTTACGCAGCGAAGCACCGCCCCAATGAAAGCTTGTCTCTATCTCTTTATCTTCGTCATCACAAATGTCAACACCGCACACTTCAATTAAATGTTTTAGTAACTGTCAGGAGAATCATGATATATATCTTGTTATTCATTTAGTCTCACAACAGAAGAGCCCGTGTTCAGTCTCGGGCGGGTGTAGACACCTAAATACTCAGGTTCACCCAGGAGTATGTAGGTACCTTCGTGTTTGTCGACTGTTTTAAGTGACATCTTTGGGGGAGCAGGTTAACCTTGGAACTGAAattagctgaggtaagataacagccctTAACCTGTAAACGAGGTGGGGTAAGATAAAagcccttaacctgtaaatgaactgaggtaagataacagccctTAACCTGTAAACGAACTGGGGTAAGATAACAGCCCTTAACCTGTAAAcgaactgaggtaagataacagcccttaacctgtaaacgaactgaggtaagataacagcccttaacctgtaaatgaactgaggtaagataacacctGTAAACGAGGTGGGGTAAGATAAAAGCCCTTAACCTGTAAAcgaactgaggtaagataacagccctTAACCTGTAAACGAGGTAGGGTAAGATAAAAGCCCATAACCTGTGAGGTGGGGTAAGATAAAAACCCTTAACCTGTAAAcgaactgaggtaagataacagcccttaacctgtaaacgaactgaggtaagataacagccctTAACCTGTAAACGAGGTGGGGTAAGATAAAAGCCCTTAACCTGTAAAcgaactgaggtaagataacagccctTAACCTATAAACGAGCTGAGGTTTTTGCACAAAACTTCATGATATTGTTCCACAAACTATCACAGAAACCCACGGGGGTGATCCACAAGTTATCCCTCAGAGACCCACCGGGATGATCCCCAAATTATCACAGGAACACACTGGGGGGAGAGGGGGACCACACGTTAACACATGAAAACCCACTGGAGTgatccacattattattataatcaaggggaagcgctaaaccagtaggattatacagagcctgggggggggatgtggaaggcattcaggcttaactcagggaactggagcacagatccaattccctaaatcaagagcccctcaccaacatcaaggaaccttccctgaggggagagTGATCCACAAATCACTTGCAAAAACTGATAAACGTGTCTTCCACAGGTGGTGGAAATATGGAACATGATGGTGTGGGAATTCGATCAGCAGCTGAAACAAGTGAGTTAATCTTGTTGACATTTTTATTTAgttccaatatttttttttctctcataataCTAGCAACAACGTTCAAGGTTAACTATCATTAAGTCTGCATATCACTTGCACACTGCCAATAAGAACTTAAAGCTATAAGATTAAACTAgagtagtcgataggcttgaaagGTGTATCTTAGTCTATTACCTCAGTTTTTGTACGAGGGATTACATTGCCCTTTGAATAGGTGACATACAGCCTTAATGGTCTTCCTGTAGTAGATTGCAACTATTGGTATCTCCAGTGACGGGAGAGAGAAATACTAAACATTACGAACAGAAATATGTAGTTAAGTCTTCAGACAAGCCTGCAGCAGATAAGCTCTGCCAGATCTCCCGCAGAAGACTAACCTTGTATTGAGGTCTCTGCTGTAGGAGACGGATGCTTATCTTTACAGCTCTGCTGTAGGTTATATTTTTCTTGCATAATTATAGCAGTACACAATATTCATATAAAATATTTCTACTGCCCGATGACACATGACATTGTAATCTTTCTCTTCCCAGCAGCATCTGTTAGTACCTTGGATCTGTCATCTCTAGAAGCAGAGAAGAGGAAACTATTGGCCCGTCTAGAGGAGGCACAGGAAGCTCTGACCTGCCGGGTGTGTTTAGACCGGCCAGTGGCAGCCGTGTTCATGCCCTGTGCCCACCTCAACGCCTGCAGCTCCTGCTCAGCCTCCCTCACCACATGCCCAATCTGTCGCTCTCCTATACACTATGCTGCTCCTGTCATTATAGACTGAACACCCTCTCCTCTGCTATTTTAcccaacattgtaatactcatgGGTAAGTGCTAACTCGTAAGGGAATACaatacctggggaatgggagacagtAATCAGTTTTAATCAGAGGAAGATGGTAAATCTAATTGCAGGGAGCAGAAGCCTTTCGTCAGCATCAGTACACTCTTGAGGGATTTTTATGCAACAAAATCGCAAAACAGTTGATTCAAATATGCTGAAATAACCACTTAATAAATCAAGACCATTAATAATTACATAACAGGACAATCACTTAAGAATTACTGACATCATCATAGACTGAAGATGTGCTCAAGTCCTCTATATTTTCTTTAAGCTCATCTGCCTATTATATAATTGTGATATTAACCTTCATGCTTTTATGGAGTGAGGTATAGGCGTAGATATGAGTTTAGAAGCGAGAGGCAGTGTTTGTATTATATATTAGTGTAATTTTTTGTTCGGGCATGTTTAACATTCAACTATATACATGTTTTATATATGTTTTTCTGATACACTAACTTTATAATGTAGAGTCCCAGCAATGGTTTTAATTGGGCTGTCGAGTGTACGTTGTGTCATACCCGGGTTATCAATCAATATATTCCCGTACTTAAATAGGTACCTGAACCACATTCTTTATTAAATAGGTGTGTTGTCGCCCTTACAAACTTGCTTGATCATATATGGTGAGCTGAGTGGCTGCTTGTGTATTTCACTTGTTATACACAGTTAAATCACTCATttgttttatataatttttttaggtAAATAACTGGTGTATTTTGAGTTTACGTTAATGGTACAAATTTGCCAAGTATGTTTTTAATGGATTGCCCATGGGGTGTGACATAATAGATAATGGGAGAGTTGAGAAGTAATCTTGGTAGAGTGTGAGTCAAGTTAGTGTCCTCCAAGGAACGATCATGGGAGAGTGGAGATGTAATCTTGGTAGAGTATGAGTCAAGTTAGTGTGCTCCAAGGAATGATCATGGGAAAGTTGAGAAGTAATCTTGGTAGAGTGTGAGTCAAGTTAGTGTGCTCCAAGGAATGATCATGGGAAAGTTGAGAAGTAAACTTGGTAGTGTGAGTCAAGTTAGTGTCCTCCAAGGTACGATCATGGGAAAGTGGAGACGTAATCTTGACAGAGTGAGTCATGTTAGTGTGCTCCAAGGAACGATCATGGGAAAGTTGAGAAGTAATCTTAGTAGAGTGTGAGTCAAGTTAGTGTACTCCAAGGAACGAGTGTCACAATTTGGATTTATTTGTTCTGAGaattgtttattaaattactggaATATATGAAAAGTCTGCAAGTGAAACGCCAAGTTTCTGAGTATTTCAGTTTAAGACATGGCTAggaaattataataatttaactATGAAAATTTTGCATAACTAAGTATAGCAAATAATTAACtgccatactgtatttaacttAGAATTTAAAACAGTGTTTAGAAGAGACCCAGGCCGAGATCCATACCGGAAAATCACCTAGAATAGAATAGTGTTTGGTACTTGCCATTGTTTTAATTTTAAGTGGGCAGTGTATTAATGGACACTCTTAATACTATGTCACCAATCACATTtaacacaaaataaaaataagTTTAGATGCATTCGCAACTGATGCAACTATTATAAAGAAACAAATTCAACAGGTTGTGTTCATTATAGCAATTGGAAGGAAATATcaacaaaaataaaattaaatcCAATTGCAAGTGTAATAATACTCTTTTTAGCATCTTTGCCCATAATAATTTGTACAGTAAAATGTAAGTCTTGCATTCATAAAAAGTACATGCAGTACAGTATGCCATAAATACTTATAAAATAAATACTTATAAATACTTATTACTTATAAATAAATACTtataaaatatggtaaaatgcttATTGTCTACTGAAGAATTAAACAGCTAACTAATCGGTTAAGAAA
Coding sequences within:
- the LOC128702193 gene encoding baculoviral IAP repeat-containing protein 7, giving the protein MEHDGVGIRSAAETTSVSTLDLSSLEAEKRKLLARLEEAQEALTCRVCLDRPVAAVFMPCAHLNACSSCSASLTTCPICRSPIHYAAPVIID